The Cyanobium sp. ATX 6F1 genome includes a region encoding these proteins:
- the dapB gene encoding 4-hydroxy-tetrahydrodipicolinate reductase encodes MTSPIPGPIPVVVAGALGRMGAEVIKAVCAAPDTELVGAIDTTAGKEGADIGLELGLGELEVAITADLEGSLCAASQAVRQAGPGGGAVLVDFTHPKVVYEHTRAAIAYGVHPVIGTTGLSPEQLAELAVFAEKASVGAAVIPNFSVGMVLLQQAAAAAARFYDFAELTELHHNRKADAPSGTCLKTAELIEELGKSFNAPQVEEHETLAGCRGGQRDSGLRLHSVRLPGLVAHQEVMFGAPGETYTLRHDTIERSAFMPGVLLSVRRVRSLSGLVYGLERLL; translated from the coding sequence ATGACCTCACCGATCCCCGGCCCGATCCCTGTGGTGGTGGCCGGTGCCCTGGGCCGCATGGGCGCCGAAGTGATCAAGGCCGTCTGCGCCGCACCCGATACCGAGCTGGTGGGGGCGATCGACACCACCGCCGGCAAGGAGGGGGCCGACATCGGGCTGGAGCTGGGGCTCGGGGAACTGGAGGTGGCGATCACGGCCGATCTCGAGGGCAGCCTCTGCGCCGCCAGCCAGGCGGTGCGCCAGGCCGGCCCCGGTGGCGGCGCCGTGCTGGTGGATTTCACCCACCCGAAGGTGGTCTACGAGCACACCCGGGCCGCGATCGCCTACGGGGTGCACCCGGTGATCGGCACCACGGGCCTCTCCCCTGAGCAGCTGGCCGAGCTGGCCGTCTTCGCCGAAAAGGCCTCGGTGGGGGCCGCCGTGATCCCCAATTTTTCCGTCGGCATGGTGCTGCTGCAGCAGGCCGCCGCCGCCGCCGCCCGCTTCTACGACTTCGCTGAGCTCACCGAACTGCACCACAACCGCAAGGCCGACGCCCCCAGCGGCACCTGCCTCAAGACAGCTGAATTGATCGAAGAGCTGGGCAAGTCCTTCAACGCCCCCCAGGTGGAGGAGCACGAAACCCTCGCCGGCTGCCGCGGCGGCCAGCGCGACAGCGGACTGCGGCTGCACTCCGTGCGCCTGCCGGGGCTGGTGGCCCACCAGGAAGTGATGTTCGGCGCCCCGGGGGAGACCTACACCCTGCGCCACGACACGATCGAGCGGTCCGCTTTCATGCCCGGCGTGCTGCTCAGTGTGCGCAGGGTGCGCAGCTTGAGCGGCCTCGTCTATGGCCTTGAGCGCCTGCTCTGA
- a CDS encoding high light inducible protein has translation MTASAAPTAEQRATIRGATVTTEDGGRLNAFATEPRMEVVSVESGWGFHERAEKLNGRMAMLGFIALLATEFALGGESFTRGLLGLG, from the coding sequence ATGACTGCTTCCGCCGCCCCCACCGCTGAGCAACGCGCCACCATCCGCGGCGCCACCGTCACCACCGAAGACGGCGGCCGCCTCAACGCCTTCGCCACCGAGCCCAGGATGGAAGTCGTCTCGGTGGAAAGCGGCTGGGGCTTCCATGAGCGTGCTGAGAAGCTCAACGGCCGCATGGCCATGCTCGGCTTCATCGCCCTGCTGGCCACTGAATTCGCCCTCGGCGGTGAGTCCTTCACCCGCGGTCTGCTCGGCCTCGGCTGA
- a CDS encoding FAD-dependent monooxygenase, with protein MPTPPLARVVGAGPTGALAALVLAQAGWRVQLLDPLGTGPLKARSRAYALNHSSQDLLQQCQLWEALGPDLVPFRQLELCDLSSGQRVPFSTADLGRQRSQRPDEAVGWVLDHGPLMTLLLERLAAHPAVDLQLGSNITAISTGAPEPPDLTVVADGGGSSTRSALGIGHWSLPYRQGCLTVKVRLRGCAPDQAWELFRPEGPFAVLPLGGDTFQLVWSAPAERLRRLESLDPVAFLEALAGVLPNTIQVDTLLDRPRAYPVALELARRLHRGSALLVGETAHRCHPVGGQGLNLCWRDVAELRRQALRVSRGRLSPRRLGAAYAFRRWGDLLITLLATDLLVRLFSNRFPPARALRQLALAALGRWGFLRAALLGLMTFGPCRRLLPWSE; from the coding sequence ATGCCCACTCCCCCCCTGGCCCGGGTGGTCGGCGCTGGGCCCACCGGCGCCCTCGCCGCCCTGGTGCTGGCCCAGGCGGGCTGGCGGGTTCAGCTGCTCGATCCCCTGGGCACTGGGCCGCTCAAGGCCCGTAGCCGCGCCTACGCCCTCAACCACTCCAGCCAGGACCTTCTGCAGCAGTGCCAGCTCTGGGAGGCCCTCGGCCCCGATCTGGTGCCGTTCCGCCAGCTGGAACTCTGCGACCTTTCCTCGGGGCAGCGGGTACCTTTCTCCACCGCCGACCTGGGCCGCCAACGCTCCCAGCGGCCCGATGAGGCGGTGGGCTGGGTGCTGGATCACGGCCCCCTGATGACCCTGCTGCTTGAGCGCCTGGCCGCCCATCCGGCCGTGGACCTGCAGCTGGGGAGCAACATCACGGCGATCTCCACAGGCGCCCCCGAGCCCCCCGACCTCACGGTCGTGGCCGACGGCGGCGGCTCCAGCACCCGCAGCGCCCTGGGCATCGGCCACTGGAGCCTCCCCTACCGCCAGGGCTGCCTGACCGTGAAGGTGCGCCTGCGGGGCTGCGCCCCCGACCAGGCCTGGGAGCTGTTCCGCCCCGAGGGGCCCTTCGCCGTGCTGCCCCTGGGGGGCGACACCTTCCAGCTGGTCTGGAGTGCCCCGGCCGAGCGCCTGCGCCGGCTGGAAAGCCTCGATCCGGTGGCCTTCCTTGAGGCCCTCGCCGGGGTGCTGCCCAACACGATCCAAGTGGACACGCTGCTCGATCGGCCCCGCGCCTACCCGGTGGCCCTGGAGCTGGCCCGGCGCCTGCATCGCGGCAGCGCCCTGCTGGTGGGGGAGACGGCCCACCGCTGCCATCCCGTGGGCGGCCAGGGGCTCAACCTCTGTTGGCGCGATGTGGCCGAGCTGCGGCGCCAGGCGCTGCGGGTGAGCCGCGGGCGTCTTTCCCCCCGGCGCCTCGGGGCCGCCTACGCCTTCCGCCGCTGGGGCGATCTGCTGATCACCCTGCTGGCCACCGATCTGCTCGTGCGCCTGTTCTCCAATCGCTTCCCCCCGGCCCGGGCCCTGCGGCAGCTGGCGCTGGCCGCCCTGGGGCGCTGGGGGTTCCTGCGGGCCGCCTTGTTGGGCCTGATGACCTTCGGCCCTTGCCGTCGCCTGCTCCCCTGGTCAGAGTGA
- a CDS encoding DUF2949 domain-containing protein — protein MVISTAPQPIPSSDLVRYLGRELGLSDNALGLGVKQAQLEQAPLPVVLWRFGLINLEQLDQVLAWQDIQT, from the coding sequence ATGGTGATCAGCACCGCCCCCCAACCGATCCCCTCATCAGACCTGGTGCGTTACCTGGGCCGGGAACTGGGGCTGAGCGACAACGCCCTGGGCCTCGGGGTCAAGCAGGCCCAGCTGGAGCAGGCCCCCCTGCCGGTGGTGCTCTGGCGCTTCGGGCTGATCAACCTGGAGCAACTCGACCAGGTGCTCGCCTGGCAGGACATCCAGACCTAA
- a CDS encoding adenine phosphoribosyltransferase produces MPPVDLRQLVRDIPDFPKPGILFRDLTPLMRDPEGWQEVVRQLGAICERLQPDLIVGIESRGFIVGTALATAVRLGFVPVRKPGKLPGLVLGLDYALEYGSDRLEIQHDALADGAKVLIVDDLLATGGTARACAQLVEQAGGALVGFGFVAELAALQGRSRLPEQQPVESLIVYD; encoded by the coding sequence GTGCCTCCTGTTGATCTGCGTCAGCTGGTCCGTGACATTCCCGATTTTCCCAAGCCCGGGATCCTGTTCCGCGATCTCACCCCCTTGATGCGCGATCCGGAGGGTTGGCAGGAGGTGGTGCGCCAGCTGGGGGCGATCTGTGAGCGGTTGCAGCCGGATCTGATCGTGGGGATCGAATCCCGCGGCTTCATCGTGGGCACCGCCCTGGCCACGGCCGTGCGCCTGGGGTTCGTGCCCGTGCGCAAGCCCGGCAAGCTTCCTGGGCTGGTGCTTGGCCTCGACTACGCATTGGAGTACGGCAGCGACCGCCTGGAGATCCAGCACGACGCCCTCGCTGATGGGGCCAAGGTTCTGATCGTGGACGATTTGCTAGCCACCGGCGGCACCGCCCGTGCCTGCGCCCAGCTGGTGGAGCAGGCGGGTGGGGCCCTGGTGGGCTTCGGCTTCGTGGCCGAGCTGGCGGCGCTCCAGGGGCGCTCGCGCCTGCCGGAGCAGCAGCCCGTGGAGTCGTTGATCGTCTACGACTGA
- a CDS encoding DUF3038 domain-containing protein: protein MPDITSLPATSSSGPASEAASPLPRRGLERLDLLLLCVEALDLNGGEAMVWMSQQLGFAELFPNRVELWKRRCTNPLRRATRRGQLAPLESDALIRILCAMAERLYPMLRQLLSSAEPEPVTAERWALFQARLSDLVAERLNLRRGAVQRLLHPDDGPQLSRQLVRALSLTAGVGGFERLRASLLDAPA from the coding sequence ATGCCCGATATCACCTCCCTCCCCGCCACCTCCTCCAGCGGGCCGGCCAGCGAAGCCGCCAGCCCCCTGCCCCGCCGGGGGCTGGAGCGCCTGGATCTGCTGCTGCTCTGCGTCGAAGCCCTCGACCTCAACGGCGGCGAGGCGATGGTCTGGATGAGCCAGCAACTCGGATTCGCTGAGCTGTTCCCGAACCGCGTCGAGCTCTGGAAGCGGCGCTGCACCAACCCCCTGCGCCGGGCCACCCGCCGCGGTCAGCTGGCTCCGCTGGAAAGCGACGCCCTGATCCGCATCCTCTGCGCCATGGCCGAGCGCCTCTACCCGATGCTGCGTCAGTTGCTCTCCAGTGCCGAACCCGAACCCGTCACCGCCGAGCGCTGGGCCCTGTTCCAGGCGCGGCTGAGCGATCTGGTAGCCGAGCGGCTCAACCTGCGCCGCGGCGCCGTGCAGCGGCTGCTCCATCCCGACGATGGCCCCCAGCTCTCCCGCCAGCTGGTGCGCGCCCTCTCGCTGACCGCCGGTGTGGGAGGGTTCGAGCGGCTCCGGGCCAGCCTCCTGGACGCCCCCGCCTGA
- a CDS encoding DUF4335 domain-containing protein has protein sequence MKLTYRYEQISARLQLEGLPDVSIGQGEQVLGILTGWTLTLAGRPELEGKRDHLVALIEVVLPYARHLVSDVPKAFGPATSPVTIEPRGTGHRLLLRSSQPNTEPLDLQLDDAELADLVSCLDQARLDWRVQLPLGLPAAQPLKRRELLVRTPLAQRLAAPLCGAAAVALTASLALMVPPPRPGAAPAPAPPLPVEKTR, from the coding sequence ATGAAGCTCACCTACCGCTACGAACAGATCAGCGCCCGGCTGCAGCTGGAGGGCCTGCCGGACGTCTCGATCGGCCAGGGCGAGCAGGTGCTGGGCATCCTCACCGGCTGGACGCTCACCCTGGCGGGGCGGCCGGAGCTGGAGGGCAAGCGCGACCACCTGGTGGCCCTGATCGAGGTGGTGTTGCCCTACGCGCGGCACCTGGTCAGCGATGTCCCCAAGGCCTTCGGGCCCGCCACGAGCCCGGTCACGATCGAACCGCGGGGCACGGGCCACCGGCTGCTGCTGCGCAGCAGCCAACCCAACACCGAGCCCCTCGATCTGCAGCTCGATGACGCCGAGCTGGCTGATCTGGTCAGCTGCCTCGATCAGGCACGCCTCGACTGGCGTGTGCAACTGCCCCTCGGCCTGCCGGCCGCCCAGCCGCTCAAACGCCGGGAACTGCTGGTGCGGACGCCCCTGGCCCAGCGGCTGGCGGCCCCCCTCTGCGGAGCCGCCGCGGTGGCGCTCACCGCCTCCCTGGCACTGATGGTGCCGCCGCCGCGCCCCGGCGCTGCCCCCGCGCCCGCCCCGCCGCTTCCGGTTGAGAAAACCCGTTGA
- a CDS encoding EF-hand domain-containing protein — MPQRDQGVKGAPGSRGAIAAAAVLLVALSLAGPQALSLVPAVRAQELGDLQRYQKRLEKLFRKLDSNGDGRLSPEEARGRPFLESNFQRFDQGSKGYLLRPDLTPPPGQGHFLGERLRQAFQRADRNLDGRLCGAEVSALPWLQLNFAQAERNGDGCVSLEELWILRRSLSPRPQRDD; from the coding sequence ATGCCGCAGCGGGACCAGGGGGTGAAGGGTGCGCCGGGGAGCAGAGGCGCGATCGCCGCCGCCGCGGTGCTGCTCGTGGCGTTGTCTCTGGCCGGGCCACAGGCGTTGTCGCTGGTTCCGGCGGTGCGGGCCCAGGAACTTGGGGATCTGCAGCGTTACCAAAAGCGGCTCGAAAAGCTGTTCCGCAAGCTCGACAGCAACGGCGATGGCCGGCTCAGCCCCGAGGAGGCCCGCGGCCGCCCGTTCCTGGAATCCAATTTCCAGCGCTTTGATCAGGGCAGCAAGGGCTACCTGCTGCGGCCGGATCTGACCCCGCCCCCGGGCCAGGGCCATTTCCTCGGTGAACGCCTGCGCCAGGCCTTCCAGCGGGCCGACCGCAACCTCGACGGGCGCCTTTGCGGCGCTGAGGTGTCGGCGCTCCCCTGGTTGCAGCTGAATTTCGCCCAGGCCGAACGCAACGGTGACGGCTGCGTGAGCCTGGAGGAACTCTGGATCCTGCGGCGCTCGCTTTCGCCCCGTCCTCAGCGGGACGATTGA
- a CDS encoding response regulator: MSRPHTIWVVDDDPELRQLLGTYLGEQGYEVRCLSDGAQLLARLDFQRPDLVVLDLMMPGEDGLTVLRRLRDNADDLPVVMLTARGEAVDRIIGLEQGADDYLAKPFLPRELTARIEAVMRRRGAVPAGAPVAGGEIVSFGDNRLDLAARSLECAGVPVTITSGEFSLLAAFVQHPQRPLSRERLIELARGPSSDTDSRSMDVQVSRVRKLIEPDPSRPRYLQTVWGYGYVFVPDGTPRSH; this comes from the coding sequence ATGAGCCGACCCCACACGATCTGGGTGGTGGATGACGATCCCGAGCTGCGCCAGCTGCTCGGCACCTACCTGGGGGAGCAGGGCTACGAGGTGCGCTGCCTCAGTGACGGGGCCCAACTGCTGGCCCGTCTCGATTTCCAGCGCCCCGACCTGGTGGTGCTCGATCTGATGATGCCCGGCGAAGACGGCCTCACCGTGCTGCGCCGCCTGCGCGACAACGCCGACGACCTGCCGGTGGTGATGCTCACCGCCCGGGGGGAGGCCGTGGACCGGATCATCGGCCTGGAGCAGGGCGCCGACGACTACCTGGCCAAACCGTTCCTGCCCCGGGAGCTCACCGCCCGCATCGAAGCCGTGATGCGCCGCCGCGGGGCCGTGCCGGCGGGGGCCCCCGTCGCCGGTGGGGAAATTGTGAGCTTCGGAGACAATCGCCTCGATCTGGCGGCCCGCTCGCTGGAATGTGCCGGCGTGCCGGTGACGATCACCAGCGGTGAATTCAGCCTGCTGGCCGCCTTCGTGCAGCACCCCCAGCGGCCCCTGTCCCGGGAGCGGCTGATCGAGCTGGCCCGGGGCCCCTCCAGTGACACCGACAGCCGCAGCATGGATGTGCAGGTCTCGCGTGTGCGCAAGCTGATCGAGCCGGATCCCAGCCGCCCCCGCTACCTGCAGACGGTCTGGGGCTACGGCTACGTGTTCGTTCCCGACGGCACCCCCCGCAGCCACTGA
- a CDS encoding ATP-binding protein, whose translation MAGSRLTGALPLRLAAYFVGGWGATLMVLQGLLGSQLERAQIVEMGPDVAQNIRLSELALERFPPVVVAQLSGLELAEGSLAAPVPDGVVLSGDGLQIDRALRLRRELCLHLPHCPRVVAGGGRVPGAWIELVSPLEPVWLFAAIRPPLSFPPDPLLLSLSLVSGSLLAGGLFLLLDVQQPLQQLERALARVGVDRQPPPLPQSGAKEVRRLAQHFNAMLERLDCSDRERATMLAGIAHDLKSPLTRLRLRLSVGGEALHGPGRQKAEADLDSLERITRQFLLFAGGGSGEALVELPLDELLAELAAQYDDPPLILALTPLRATVQPTALSRAVANLIDNAFSYGQPPVRLKLIEAAEDGFELQVWDQGAGIPEALREQALMPFQRLDQARGGQGHCGLGLAIAARVAQAHGGQLGFRQGDVREGGGFCVSLSGRWQPPEPPISAN comes from the coding sequence ATGGCGGGATCGCGGCTGACGGGAGCCCTGCCGCTGCGGCTCGCGGCCTACTTCGTGGGCGGCTGGGGCGCCACATTGATGGTGCTCCAGGGGCTGCTGGGCAGTCAGCTGGAACGGGCCCAGATCGTCGAGATGGGGCCTGATGTGGCCCAGAACATCCGCCTGAGCGAGCTGGCCCTGGAGCGCTTTCCGCCGGTGGTCGTCGCCCAGCTCAGCGGCCTCGAACTGGCTGAGGGCTCCCTGGCGGCCCCCGTGCCCGATGGCGTCGTGCTCAGCGGCGATGGCCTGCAGATCGATCGCGCCCTGCGCCTGCGCCGGGAACTCTGCCTCCACCTGCCCCACTGCCCGCGGGTGGTGGCCGGCGGCGGCCGGGTGCCCGGGGCCTGGATCGAGCTGGTCTCCCCGTTGGAACCCGTGTGGCTGTTCGCCGCGATCCGCCCGCCCCTGAGCTTCCCCCCCGATCCCCTGCTGCTCAGCCTCTCGCTGGTGAGCGGCAGCCTGCTGGCGGGGGGCCTGTTCCTGCTGCTGGATGTGCAGCAACCCCTGCAGCAACTGGAGCGCGCCCTGGCCCGGGTGGGGGTGGACCGGCAGCCGCCGCCGCTGCCCCAGAGCGGGGCCAAGGAGGTGCGCCGGCTGGCCCAGCACTTCAACGCGATGCTCGAGCGCCTGGATTGCAGCGACCGCGAACGGGCCACGATGCTCGCCGGCATCGCCCACGACCTCAAATCACCGCTGACGCGGCTGCGGCTGCGGCTGTCCGTGGGCGGGGAAGCGCTCCATGGCCCCGGGCGGCAGAAGGCGGAGGCCGACCTCGATTCGCTCGAGCGCATCACCCGCCAGTTCCTGCTGTTCGCCGGCGGCGGCAGCGGTGAGGCCTTGGTGGAGTTGCCCCTCGATGAGCTGCTGGCGGAACTGGCGGCCCAGTACGACGATCCACCCCTGATCCTGGCGCTCACGCCGCTGCGGGCCACGGTTCAGCCCACCGCCCTCAGCCGCGCCGTCGCCAACCTGATCGACAACGCCTTCAGCTACGGCCAGCCACCGGTGCGGCTGAAGCTGATCGAGGCAGCGGAAGACGGCTTCGAGCTGCAGGTGTGGGACCAGGGGGCGGGCATCCCCGAGGCGCTCCGGGAGCAGGCCCTGATGCCCTTTCAGCGGCTGGATCAGGCCCGGGGCGGCCAGGGCCACTGCGGCCTCGGGCTGGCGATCGCGGCGCGGGTGGCCCAGGCCCATGGCGGCCAGCTGGGGTTCCGCCAGGGCGACGTGCGCGAGGGCGGTGGCTTCTGCGTCAGCCTCAGCGGCCGCTGGCAGCCGCCGGAGCCCCCGATCAGCGCCAACTGA